The DNA sequence CCGCGGCCAGGCCAAGAACCGGGCGGTGGACGACGTCTCGCTGACCATCGCCAAGGGCGAGATCGTCGGCCTGGTGGGCGAGTCGGGCTCCGGCAAGTCGACGGTCGGCCGCTGCGCCGTCGGCCTGCTGCGCGCGACCCAGGGCACGATCGCGATCGCCGGCAAGGACATCACGACGATGTCGGCGAAGGAGATCCGCCCGCTTCGCCGGTTCTTCTCGATCGTGTTCCAGGACCCGGCGTCCACGCTGGACCCGAAGATGACGATCGGCGAGTCGATCGCCGAGCCGATGGTGCTGCACAAGGTGCTCTCCGGCAAGGAGCTGTCGGCGCGGGTGCGCTCGCTGCTCGACAAGGTCGAGCTGGGCGGGCACTACATGAACCGCTACCCGCACGAGCTCTCCGGCGGCCAGCGCCAGCGCGTGGCCATCGCCCGCGCGCTGTCGCTGGACCCGGCGCTGCTCATCGCGGACGAGCCGACCTCGGCGTTGGACGTCTCGGTGCAGGCCCGCGTGCTGGACCTGTTCCTCGACCTGCAGCAGTCGCTGCAGTTCGCCTGCCTGTTCATCAGCCACGACCTCGCGGTGGTCGACCTGCTGGCCGACCGCGTCGCGGTGATGCAGCACGGCAAGCTGGTCGAGGTCGGCACGCGCGACCAGGTGCTGCACTCGCCGCAGCAGGACTACACGAGGCGCCTGCTGTCGGCGGCCCCGGTCGCGGACCCGATCCTGCAGGCCGAGCGCCGCGCGGCCTGGGAGGCCGGCAAGCTGGCCCCGGTGGCCGACTGACGCACGCTGAAGGGGACTTTCCTCGCATCGGATGCGAGGAAAGTCCCCTTCACTGCGTCTGACGCGCCGAACGTCCCCTTCAGCCCACGCGGATGCGGGGGTCGAGGATGCCGTAGAGCAGGTCCGCGAGCAGGTTCGCGACGATGACGCTCGCCGCGATCACCACCAGCCAGCCCATCAGCACCTGCGGGTCGTTCTTGTTGACCGCTTCCACCAGCAGCGTGCCCATGCCGTGCCAGTTGAACACCGTCTCGGTGATGATCGCGCCCGTCACCGTGGCGCCGAAGTTGACCGAGAACAGCGTCATCACCGGGATCAGCGCGTTGCGGAACGCGTGCCGCCAGATCACGCGGCTGTTCGAGACGCCCTTGGCGCGCGCGGTACGCACGTAGTCGGCGCCCAGCACCTCCAGCATCGACGCGCGCTGGAACCGGCTGTACGCGGCGAACGTGATCGCCATGATGGACAGCGTCGGCAGCAGGAACGCGCCGACGTACTTCGCGAGCGCGTCGCCCACCCCGGTCGCCGACAGGCTTTCCGGGCTCGTCGTGCGCAGCCACGGGTCACCCAGGACGTCGGCCAGGCCGAGGTCGCGCACCCAGATGTTCGCGCGGATCGCGTAGCCCTTCAGCACGATCGCCACGCAGAAGATGGGCATCGAGAACATCAGGAACGCCAGCGTCGTCGCGGCGTAGTCCCAGATCGAATACTGCTTGACCGCGGCCAGCACCCCGACCAGCACGCCGAAGACGAGCGCCAGCACGGACGCCGCCAGCACCAGCTCCAGCGTCACGTTGAACGCGGCCATGACCTTCGGCGCCACCGGCGTGAACGCGTTGCCCTGGGCGATCGAGATGCCCCAGTCGCCGGTCAGGAAGTGGCCGAGCCAGGTGAAGTAGCGGGCGACGACGCTCTGGTCGAGGCCGAGCTTGTGCTCGGTGTCGGCGATCGCCGACGCGCTGATGCCCGGTTTGCTGCGGAGCTCGCCCAGCGGGTCGCCGGTGTTGGCCACCATGACGAAGCAGAGGAACGTGCCGACCAGCAGGACCGGGATGGAGATGGCCAGCCGTCTGAGCACGTAGAGCACAAGGTTCATCCGAAACCCCCAGGTCCGGCGATCCCGCGGCGGGAACGAGCGCGGGGGTGACCGGAACCCCGGTCACCCCCGCGTCGTGCGTTCAGGCCTTCATTCTCCGCTGGCGCGGGTCGAAGGCGTCGCGAAGACCGTCACCGATGAAGTTGATCGTCAGTGAAATCAGCACGAGCACGATGAACGGCCCGAAGAACAGCGCCGGCCGCGTCTGCAGCTGGGCGTAGTTCTCCAGGATGACGCGGCCCAGCGAAGTGTCGGGCAGC is a window from the Amycolatopsis sp. cg9 genome containing:
- a CDS encoding ABC transporter permease, giving the protein MNLVLYVLRRLAISIPVLLVGTFLCFVMVANTGDPLGELRSKPGISASAIADTEHKLGLDQSVVARYFTWLGHFLTGDWGISIAQGNAFTPVAPKVMAAFNVTLELVLAASVLALVFGVLVGVLAAVKQYSIWDYAATTLAFLMFSMPIFCVAIVLKGYAIRANIWVRDLGLADVLGDPWLRTTSPESLSATGVGDALAKYVGAFLLPTLSIMAITFAAYSRFQRASMLEVLGADYVRTARAKGVSNSRVIWRHAFRNALIPVMTLFSVNFGATVTGAIITETVFNWHGMGTLLVEAVNKNDPQVLMGWLVVIAASVIVANLLADLLYGILDPRIRVG